Proteins from a genomic interval of Lysobacter arenosi:
- a CDS encoding putative peptide modification system cyclase, whose protein sequence is MNEMTHRPSIDSPQLRTLLLTDLCDSTALVESIGDVATATLFRDHDRLVLDLQQRWRGRLIDRSDGLLLMFERPIDGLGFALDYVRTLEVMSASLGMELKARAGLHVGEVLTWRNTDEAVLAGAKPLEVEGLAKPTAARLMSMARPGQILLSSVAEPLAHRAARELGERGQQLLWKSHGRWRFKGMPESQQVYEVGEPGIAPLRTPQNTTKAWRDIPLWRRPASLVAEAALVALFGIGVWFMTRPAPAIAFNQRDWVVVADLRNLTGQSVLDDSLEQAFRISLEQSRYVNVFSDLKARDTLTRMRREPGTVLDRAVASEIALRDGARAVILPTVAEVGGRVRVSAEIIDPHTQATVYAVSFDGTGAASALDSIDSVTGELRGNLGESIKSIERDSASLPEVTTTNLDALRAFALAQKAASKFQYSEALQLYRRATELDPQFALAWLGQVRIYYGQEKASAAVEPLRRARALKAHLPPREALYLDAWVSEFADPSTTTGKWMQLAHLYPDYLPGRGNAAIWLYTENRFEEALAHALAAAVPQNPLAGNEFDTVGRAYLGMQQYAQAQSAFEKSYSATGGSVRRLLATAAAQGDFAAAHKYVEKLEPDNPFAYLERASLAVDQGQWKQAQALARTGLSLTEAERGLESRYLLLPVAVTTWLAGDKGNALRYARSAAEQALAALAKQKASDLDADAEEDAALSLGAAIVAQRLGDRDIAATVLQELPKYGLLMKTPQLAELLVVVRAQKARLDGNTDEAVKLLLPLLTGRERFQTRAALMDAYLDAGQSDLAMEQAQWLRQHRGLAYVELECGHCLQALNVADSNRAARKESELRGRVKPAGG, encoded by the coding sequence ATGAATGAGATGACCCATCGCCCGTCGATCGACTCTCCGCAACTGCGGACATTGCTGCTGACCGACCTGTGCGACTCGACCGCGCTGGTCGAGAGCATCGGCGACGTCGCAACGGCGACGCTGTTCCGCGACCACGACCGGCTCGTGCTGGATCTCCAGCAGCGCTGGCGCGGACGACTGATCGACCGCTCCGATGGCCTGCTGCTCATGTTCGAGCGGCCGATCGACGGCCTCGGCTTCGCCCTCGACTATGTCCGCACGCTGGAAGTGATGAGTGCCTCGCTCGGCATGGAGCTCAAGGCGCGCGCTGGCCTGCACGTGGGCGAGGTGCTGACCTGGCGCAATACCGATGAAGCCGTTCTCGCCGGCGCCAAGCCGCTGGAAGTGGAAGGCCTGGCCAAGCCGACCGCCGCGCGCCTGATGTCGATGGCGCGACCCGGGCAGATCCTGCTGTCGTCCGTGGCCGAACCGCTGGCCCACCGCGCTGCGCGCGAACTGGGCGAACGCGGCCAGCAGCTGTTGTGGAAATCGCATGGCCGCTGGCGCTTCAAGGGGATGCCCGAGAGCCAGCAGGTCTATGAAGTCGGCGAGCCCGGCATCGCCCCGCTGCGCACGCCGCAGAACACGACCAAGGCCTGGCGTGACATCCCGCTGTGGCGTCGGCCGGCGTCGCTGGTCGCCGAAGCGGCCCTGGTGGCGCTGTTCGGCATCGGCGTCTGGTTCATGACCCGCCCGGCACCGGCGATCGCGTTCAACCAGCGCGACTGGGTGGTGGTGGCCGACCTGCGCAACCTGACCGGACAGAGCGTGCTCGACGATTCGCTCGAGCAGGCGTTCCGGATCAGCCTGGAGCAGTCGCGGTACGTCAACGTCTTCAGCGACCTCAAGGCACGCGACACGCTGACGCGCATGCGACGGGAGCCGGGCACGGTGCTCGATCGCGCGGTGGCCTCGGAGATTGCATTGCGCGATGGTGCCCGGGCCGTGATCCTGCCGACCGTCGCCGAAGTGGGCGGACGCGTTCGGGTCAGCGCGGAGATCATCGACCCGCATACCCAGGCCACCGTTTACGCGGTGTCGTTCGACGGCACCGGAGCTGCCTCGGCACTGGACTCCATCGACTCGGTCACCGGCGAGCTGCGCGGCAACCTGGGTGAATCGATCAAGTCTATCGAGCGTGACTCGGCCAGCCTGCCGGAGGTCACGACCACGAACCTCGATGCATTGCGCGCATTCGCGCTCGCCCAGAAGGCCGCTTCGAAATTCCAGTACAGCGAAGCGCTGCAGCTGTACCGCCGTGCCACGGAGCTCGATCCCCAGTTCGCGCTCGCCTGGCTGGGACAGGTGAGGATCTACTACGGCCAGGAGAAGGCGAGTGCGGCGGTGGAGCCACTGCGTCGTGCGCGGGCGCTGAAAGCCCATCTTCCGCCCCGCGAAGCGCTGTACCTGGACGCCTGGGTGTCGGAGTTCGCCGATCCCTCGACCACGACCGGGAAGTGGATGCAGCTGGCGCACCTCTATCCCGACTACCTGCCGGGCAGGGGCAATGCCGCGATCTGGCTGTACACCGAGAACCGCTTCGAGGAAGCGTTGGCGCATGCGCTGGCGGCGGCCGTTCCGCAGAATCCGCTGGCGGGTAACGAGTTCGACACGGTCGGACGCGCCTACCTGGGCATGCAGCAGTACGCTCAAGCGCAGAGCGCGTTCGAGAAATCCTATTCGGCCACCGGCGGCAGCGTGCGGCGATTGCTGGCCACGGCCGCGGCCCAGGGCGACTTCGCCGCGGCCCACAAATACGTCGAGAAACTGGAACCAGACAATCCCTTCGCCTACCTGGAGCGGGCCAGCCTGGCCGTCGACCAGGGGCAATGGAAGCAGGCCCAGGCGCTGGCACGCACCGGGCTGTCGCTGACCGAGGCGGAGCGCGGACTGGAGAGTCGCTACCTGCTGCTTCCGGTGGCCGTGACGACCTGGCTGGCGGGCGACAAGGGCAATGCCCTGCGTTATGCGCGCTCGGCCGCGGAGCAGGCGCTTGCGGCGTTGGCCAAGCAGAAGGCATCCGACCTCGACGCCGATGCCGAAGAAGATGCGGCCTTGTCCCTCGGCGCGGCGATCGTTGCCCAGCGCCTGGGTGATCGCGACATCGCAGCGACGGTGCTACAGGAGCTGCCGAAGTACGGCCTTCTCATGAAGACACCGCAGTTGGCGGAGTTGCTGGTCGTCGTGCGCGCGCAGAAAGCCCGACTCGATGGCAACACGGACGAGGCGGTGAAACTGCTCCTGCCACTGCTGACAGGACGGGAGCGCTTCCAGACCCGCGCAGCCTTGATGGACGCGTACCTGGATGCCGGTCAATCCGACCTGGCGATGGAGCAGGCGCAATGGCTGCGCCAGCATCGCGGATTGGCGTACGTCGAGCTCGAATGCGGCCACTGCCTGCAGGCGCTCAACGTCGCCGACAGCAACCGCGCAGCACGAAAGGAATCCGAGCTGCGCGGTCGCGTCAAACCGGCGGGCGGCTAG
- a CDS encoding NHLP-related RiPP peptide has product MNEALTTPLDPAIADRLLDLLSTDDDFRAQFQRDHLGALRTLGYESPSPGQMTACGLVLASAPEPFRDCKVTDLAPKEAIAAARGEIMAMLLRGLNQTTPRLDAGTDTSGFVRR; this is encoded by the coding sequence ATGAACGAGGCACTGACCACACCGCTGGATCCGGCCATCGCGGACCGGTTGTTGGACCTGCTCAGCACTGACGACGATTTCCGCGCGCAGTTCCAGCGCGACCACCTCGGTGCACTGCGCACCCTCGGCTATGAATCGCCCTCGCCCGGCCAGATGACGGCATGCGGGCTGGTGCTCGCTTCGGCGCCGGAACCGTTCCGTGATTGCAAGGTCACCGACCTCGCCCCGAAGGAAGCCATTGCCGCTGCCCGCGGTGAAATCATGGCGATGCTCCTGCGTGGCCTGAACCAGACGACGCCGCGCCTGGACGCGGGTACCGATACGTCCGGATTCGTCCGCCGCTGA